CTTCCGACCAAAGCTTCATTACAGAAGATACGCTTCAACAAGGACTTATCCcgagaagatgaagaaaaggaaatccGCCCTGcttcaagaaaatcaaCACTCCCTTCGTGTTCCGGAATATCCCCATCAAGAGCATGTTCTAACTTGCATTCACTTCTTCACAATACCAGAAGCACAAAAATTCCATCCTCTCAAACTTATAAGGATTCAGCTGGTCTGTCCTCGTCTCCATCGTTATTATTTCCTCCTCACAACATGCCGAAATCGAGGACATCATCCAATATACCCAGACTAGCACAGCCTAAGATCTCGACAATACATAGAAGTCCTACTTCTGCTTCGTTATCAAAGCATCGCTGGAAGTGTTGAAACAATCTTTATACCTTTAATATATATGTTACTACATCAACTAACTAGATATTTCCTCATTTGTTCAAtaatttcatcaactttatCGGCGTATGGAATCACCTGGTCGTAACTCAACGTTATCCTGAGACCGCCAGAAAAGCCAACCACGTTGGCAGTGATTAATGCTCCTGATACACCACTACATTGAGTAAACCAAATGTCTTCAACCTTATAGTACATGTTCTCGTAAGTAGCATTGAAGTCAAAATATCCCACATTAGATATTCCAAGAGCAATCCCATTGAAGTTTCCAGAGAAAGCCTTTACATAATTTCTCATGTTGATCATGTTGAACATTCCAACTGAATACTGAGGAGTTTCGTCCAGAATGACCTCACTGATCCGACTCTGTACAGCCTGAACATACTCCCAATCGATGCTGTCGTCCTTAGTGGACATAACGGCAGGCAATGTTGTTTGGATATCACCAGCGTATGTACCTGCCAGAGCTGTAAACCAGGGCTGCTCTATTTGAATCGCACTAAAATCGATAAACTGTCTGCAGTTGACAGGAATGTGGATTGGTAAGTCGTATCTTTTCATTTCCTGAGGAAGAACGTTTACAAAGCTTTTGGCCAACAAGTACGTCAACAACGAGGTAAGTTTCACACGATGCTTCTTGGTCAAGCAAAGTAATTTGCTAAGCGTACCTCTGTCAATACTTATAGACCTTGACTTTGTATGCAAGCTGGGACGGATCTCTTGAGGAATGGGTAAATTGGTACCCAGAAGCTTGTACTTACCAAGTCTCCTCCTTCCTCCTATATTCCAAAGCCTGCCGGGTAATAGACGTTCCGCAAATTTACGAATAACAAAAGAGATCGAAGGCTTCGAATCAAAGTAGCTCTCAGTGTGATCCATAAAATTTACATCATCGCCTCCAGTAAACACTATCGATGAAGGGCTAGGAACAATCTTATTTTGTATATTTCTGGCTGTATTAATATGCTTCAAAAGCAACCTCTGGAAATTAATGATGCCTGTGCCATCACATACGGTATGATCAGCAACAAAAACAATATGACGTCTGTTGAAAACGATGACTTTCCAGAGCGGCTGTGTTCCTTCTATGAGTGAGAACTTCGTGTCAAGTAACTTTGTAGTCTCACCGTCCAAATCGAAAGAATCCTCATCTCTATACTCCACTAAATCTGTGTAAAGAATCCTATTCAACAAGATGAATTCCGGATTCTCCTTGCGGTCCAGTTTGATAGTGAGTGCAAATCCGGTCTCCTCTACTAGAAGACCCTTCAAAGCCTCGCATAAATCGCTAGGATCAACATCAGACGAGTAGCTCGCTACAGATATAACGCAGGTATAGTAGTTATAATAGTTTCGATAGAAGCAGTACTTTTCCAATCCTCCAAGTGTTCTAGAAGGCATTAATATCGGAAATAGCAGCTTCTATGCTTAATCTCTAAACCGATAATCTTGGAATTCCAAGAATTCTTTATCCCAGTTTTTCCGGAGCGGCTCGGGTTAAGTCTGTCGGGAGTTGTGAATGGGGCTGAAGTGGTTATGGATTTGAGGCTGAAAAACTTCACGTCGATACATTTCTGACCAGACCATGTATTAGCCATGACATATCACGCAGATTACACCATTTTTGAGGCTGtttccaagaaagaagctctCCAAACATTAAATGACTCGTACGAAGCATTGGCAAACTCGCAGGATAACTGGGTAGCcaatttggccaattgTAGCTCGTTATTATGGTACTGCTATAGAGATGCCATCAAGACAGAAGTGAACTGGGCAGGCTTTTATCTCGTTGACCCTAAGGATGATTTGCAGCTAATATTAGGTCCATTTATGGGTAAGGTGGCTTGCCAGACAATTCAGATAGGCAAGGGAGTGTGTGGAACGGCAGCTaagatgaaaaaagttCAGTTAGTCTCTGATGTCAGCAAATTTCCAGGCCATATTGCTTGTGATGGGGACACAAGAAGTGAGATAGTGCTTCCGATAGTGCAGGGGGGGACATTGAGAGGTGTTTTAGACATCGACTGCTTGAGTTTGAATGGATTcgataaagaagatcagGAATATTTGAGCAAACTCTGTCAAGAAATTGCGGATTCATGTACATTTTAGTAATACAGGAGGGTTTCATCCGCTAGGTCTAGTTGTGTTGAATGGAATCGAATTTATTTCCCGTCGGCTGTAAATCTCGTACAGGAACTGGGGGTAGTGACTCAAGTGTGAGATTATCTTCGtcctcatcttcgtcactTCTCTGCTGGGCACCTTCATCAAATGACTCTATATCTCTGATTCTTCGGCTTCTTCCTAAAGTATATTTATGGTAAAAACTCGATAATACTATAGCAGAAAATGAACCCACAACATTGGCTAATATATCATAGGGATCAAATGCTCTAAATGGAGATATaagatgctgaagaaacTCGCTACCGATGCCTCCAACTAAAGTGCAGACTATGAAAGCTATATTAGTCCAACGACCGACACTCTTTGAGTCAATTATCCAGTAGAAGAGAAAACTCATCAGGAAGAACATGCCGAAATGAATAAATTTATCATGGGGAAGAGATATGTTGGCGAACCCAAGATATATCGCCAAGACTGCCGACAATAGGAAGACCAGTAGCACCTGTATTCGAACTCTCATGATAcagcttcaaaaaatggGGGAAGGTATTGAGAGAGGAGTGAAAGAGTGAGTATATCTATCTGACTCGCTTAGCTTATCGCGATAACTGGTAGTTTTTTTAATCTTGTTTAATATCTCTCAGTTTATATGCTTTCATAGATTGCAATGTTGCAATGAACATATCTATACCACATGATGAACGACAAGTGTACGTATGTGAGATCTGTCATGACAATGATGTTTCCAAAAGTCTATCGtctagaaaaaaaaagtacTACTGTGCATCATGTATCAACTTCTCGTTACTCAAATTGAAGCTCAAGACTCTGACTACGGTGTATTACAATTCAAGAGCAGGTCACGAAGTAGGACAGGTATTGGAGGATTGTCTTGATAACAATGCTTCAGTGTCGCTAAAGAAGTATTTGAACGGAAGCGAAGATAGGAGGAATGACAAAGATCAGTTATTAGGAAAGCTTGTGCCATCCATTGACTCGGTGGCTCGATTAGCGTATGTTTTGTTGAATGTGGAGAATATTgaacagaaaaagagaCTAGATCgattgaaagaaatggTGGAAGAGCAGACAACAAGTAACAAGCTTATGAGAGATAAGATAAGTGATCTCAGACGTCAACTGGAGGAGAAAAGGCAATGTATCAATGAAAAAACGAAGCAATTAAATGCAGAGCATAAAGAAAGCTTATCACAGGTCGCCAGttcctttgaagagactAATCATATGGTTTTTCGGCAAAGGGCTCTGGTAGATAGCGCAAAATTGGACTTGATGGCCGACATCATAAAATTGTGGAACATTCAATTGCTTAGAGCGTCTTCTGGAATCTCTGTATCAATACTGGGATTACCTGTTCTTTCTATCGATAAGCTCATTTATTGCTCCGTCCCTTTGATAAATGCATGTATGGAGAGATTGATGTGGTTTGTTCTATTAGGGGCAAAGTATTTATCACTACAGCTTCCATTCTGTCTGATACTCGAAGATGGTTGGCCCAAAATTGTATGGAACGGAACTACATATTCAGTCA
The sequence above is a segment of the Brettanomyces nanus chromosome 4, complete sequence genome. Coding sequences within it:
- a CDS encoding uncharacterized protein (EggNog:ENOG41), producing the protein MPSRTLGGLEKYCFYRNYYNYYTCVISVASYSSDVDPSDLCEALKGLLVEETGFALTIKLDRKENPEFILLNRILYTDLVEYRDEDSFDLDGETTKLLDTKFSLIEGTQPLWKVIVFNRRHIVFVADHTVCDGTGIINFQRLLLKHINTARNIQNKIVPSPSSIVFTGGDDVNFMDHTESYFDSKPSISFVIRKFAERLLPGRLWNIGGRRRLGKYKLLGTNLPIPQEIRPSLHTKSRSISIDRGTLSKLLCLTKKHRVKLTSLLTYLLAKSFVNVLPQEMKRYDLPIHIPVNCRQFIDFSAIQIEQPWFTALAGTYAGDIQTTLPAVMSTKDDSIDWEYVQAVQSRISEVILDETPQYSVGMFNMINMRNYVKAFSGNFNGIALGISNVGYFDFNATYENMYYKVEDIWFTQCSGVSGALITANVVGFSGGLRITLSYDQVIPYADKVDEIIEQMRKYLVS